Proteins encoded within one genomic window of Granulicella pectinivorans:
- a CDS encoding SCO family protein, producing MLSLSLFAAGCRKSGPAAPATQKSFPLKGRIVATDPATGEVTLDHEAIPGYMEAMIMPYKLAQPDTISEFHPGDRIAAHLVLDATRGDDPSGYRHPRLDQVVVTAQARPDYKPAVQYHVPAAGDTIPDFALLNQSGKTIHLAQFKGKVVAITFIYTRCPLADYCPRMSRNFADLDQSLAADPALYGDTHLISISFDPTYDTPAVLRSYGGAYTGKYTKEQFQHWDFAAPPVKELPAITQFFNVGITPGDNPTSLQHSLSTILIGKDGKVAAWYPTNDWKPADLLNDIKAAAKL from the coding sequence TTGCTCAGTCTTTCGCTCTTTGCCGCCGGATGCCGGAAGTCCGGCCCCGCCGCGCCCGCTACGCAGAAGTCCTTCCCGCTGAAGGGACGCATTGTTGCGACCGACCCCGCGACCGGTGAGGTAACGCTCGACCATGAGGCCATTCCCGGCTACATGGAGGCGATGATCATGCCGTACAAGCTCGCGCAGCCCGACACGATCAGCGAGTTCCACCCGGGCGACCGCATTGCCGCGCACCTCGTTCTGGATGCGACACGGGGTGACGATCCTTCCGGCTACCGGCATCCCCGCCTCGACCAGGTCGTCGTGACGGCGCAGGCACGGCCCGACTATAAGCCTGCGGTGCAATATCACGTTCCGGCGGCGGGCGATACGATCCCCGATTTCGCGCTGCTGAACCAGTCCGGTAAGACCATCCATCTTGCGCAGTTCAAGGGCAAAGTGGTTGCGATTACATTCATTTACACACGCTGCCCGCTGGCCGACTATTGTCCGCGCATGTCGCGGAACTTCGCCGATCTCGACCAGTCACTCGCTGCGGATCCGGCGTTATATGGCGATACGCACCTGATCAGCATCAGCTTCGACCCGACCTACGACACGCCCGCCGTGCTGCGCAGCTATGGCGGCGCCTATACGGGCAAGTACACGAAGGAGCAGTTCCAGCACTGGGATTTTGCGGCCCCCCCGGTCAAGGAGCTTCCCGCCATCACGCAGTTTTTCAACGTCGGCATCACGCCCGGGGACAATCCGACCAGTTTGCAGCACTCGTTGTCGACGATTCTGATCGGCAAGGACGGCAAGGTCGCGGCCTGGTATCCCACGAACGACTGGAAACCGGCGGATCTGCTGAACGATATCAAAGCCGCAGCAAAGCTTTAG
- a CDS encoding DUF4142 domain-containing protein — protein sequence MELKRIRTAVVATAIVLSPMALLAQLYPDSQSPVQQPQPMQQQQSPNRATPLATGHDTNATPGVTGQEMKDKMFLRRTAEGSIADVKFGQLGAEKGSSDDVKAFGSKMVTDHTQLSSDLKPIADQMGIRLPKEMNKDDKASYDKLASLSGDEFDKAFILAMLEDHRKGWRAFREESMGTNDPVLKAEVDKGELVIRDHMRMVVKMAKERNILPPRPTPPPAPVQQ from the coding sequence ATGGAACTGAAGCGCATTCGCACCGCCGTCGTCGCTACCGCCATCGTCCTGAGCCCCATGGCACTCCTCGCCCAGCTTTATCCGGACTCCCAGAGCCCCGTCCAGCAGCCCCAGCCGATGCAGCAGCAACAGAGCCCGAACCGAGCCACTCCGCTGGCCACCGGTCACGATACCAACGCCACTCCGGGCGTTACCGGGCAGGAGATGAAGGATAAGATGTTCCTCCGCAGGACCGCCGAGGGAAGCATTGCGGACGTGAAGTTCGGCCAGCTTGGCGCAGAAAAAGGCTCGTCCGACGACGTGAAGGCGTTCGGCAGCAAGATGGTCACCGACCACACGCAGCTCTCGTCCGACCTGAAGCCCATCGCCGATCAGATGGGCATTCGCCTGCCTAAAGAGATGAACAAGGACGATAAGGCCTCCTATGACAAGCTCGCCTCGCTTTCCGGTGATGAGTTCGACAAGGCGTTCATCCTCGCCATGCTCGAAGATCACCGGAAAGGCTGGCGCGCCTTCCGTGAGGAGTCCATGGGGACCAACGACCCCGTCCTCAAGGCAGAGGTGGACAAGGGGGAACTCGTCATCCGAGATCATATGCGGATGGTGGTAAAGATGGCCAAGGAGCGCAACATCCTGCCTCCGCGTCCCACGCCTCCTCCTGCTCCTGTCCAGCAGTAA
- a CDS encoding LemA family protein yields the protein MKSLWIALGVVGLIIVVLLFVGGSYISTKNTLVVKNEAVTQAYSQVNVVQQRRMDLIPNLVASVKGYVNEETTVLTNIANARAAVIGATDRASSIQANKQLDVAISPLLRLQEAYPNLKGNEQFIRLEDELAGTENRIAVERQRYNKTLEDYNISVRQFPASIWAGMAGFQYRDEYFKGDAANSVAPKVDFGK from the coding sequence ATGAAATCTCTCTGGATCGCACTCGGAGTCGTCGGCCTGATCATCGTCGTACTGCTCTTCGTCGGCGGAAGCTACATCAGCACCAAGAACACGCTCGTAGTCAAGAACGAGGCTGTCACCCAGGCGTACTCGCAGGTGAACGTCGTGCAGCAGCGCCGCATGGACCTGATCCCGAACCTCGTCGCCTCGGTCAAGGGCTACGTGAATGAGGAGACCACCGTCCTCACGAACATCGCCAACGCCCGCGCAGCCGTCATCGGCGCGACGGATCGCGCATCGAGCATCCAGGCCAACAAGCAGCTCGACGTAGCCATCAGCCCGCTGCTTCGTCTCCAGGAGGCGTATCCGAATCTGAAGGGCAATGAGCAGTTCATCCGGCTGGAAGATGAGCTGGCCGGAACCGAAAACCGCATCGCCGTCGAGCGCCAGCGCTATAACAAGACGCTCGAGGACTACAACATCTCGGTTCGCCAGTTCCCGGCGAGCATCTGGGCCGGCATGGCTGGATTCCAGTACCGCGATGAGTACTTCAAGGGCGATGCCGCCAACTCGGTTGCACCGAAGGTCGACTTCGGTAAGTAA
- a CDS encoding ABC transporter ATP-binding protein produces the protein MSASMGSTNFGTGMRAADGPSRGTGRATAAKLTASRPKPSLKKMLPEVWKLIKPYRMLLAGSFLIMIVNRASGLILPASTKYLIDRVMGQHDIGVLPWIVGAVVTATIVQGATSFILTQLLSKAGQRLIAELRTKVQAHIGRLPVDFYDKNRTGTLVARIMTDVEGVRNLMGTGVIDFCGGVLTAIFAFAYLIHLSVRMTLLTFVILVIFGVILQKAFSTIRPIFRERAVINAEVTGRLTESLGGVRVVKGYHAEASEANVFAAGVNRLLANVISSITAQSFMSLASTGVLGFVGALIMWLGAHQVVAGRLTTGGYVTYVMFLAFMIAPIAGLVNIGTQLTEALAGLDRTTEILNEQMEDSEPTRTEVLSTIDGDIRFEDVRFSYEEAKEVLHGVSFESRPGTVTALVGSSGSGKSTIISLVCGFHTATSGKVFVDGHDLSHVRLSSFREQLGVVLQETFLFDGTIRENVLFSRPLATEEQLMAACRIARVDEFAEKFPEGYETIVGERGVKLSGGQRQRLSIARAILADPRILILDEATSSLDSESEAMIQAGLQHLMQGRTTFVIAHRLSTIRRADQILVVEGGLIVERGTHDELYAAKGRYYDLYTRQHGLEANLFLAPGEGDSVLETATKA, from the coding sequence ATGTCCGCTTCCATGGGATCCACCAACTTCGGCACGGGAATGCGCGCTGCTGACGGCCCTTCTCGCGGCACAGGCCGTGCCACCGCCGCCAAGCTTACCGCCTCGCGTCCCAAACCGAGCCTGAAGAAGATGCTTCCCGAGGTCTGGAAGCTGATCAAACCTTACCGGATGTTGCTTGCCGGCAGCTTCCTGATCATGATCGTCAACCGCGCCAGCGGGCTGATCCTGCCGGCGTCGACGAAATACCTGATCGACCGCGTGATGGGCCAGCACGACATCGGCGTGCTGCCCTGGATCGTCGGCGCGGTGGTGACGGCGACCATCGTGCAGGGCGCGACCAGCTTCATTCTTACGCAGCTTCTCTCAAAGGCCGGACAGCGCCTGATCGCCGAGTTGCGGACCAAGGTCCAGGCTCACATCGGTCGGTTGCCCGTGGACTTTTACGATAAGAATCGCACAGGGACCCTGGTCGCGCGCATCATGACCGATGTCGAAGGCGTGCGGAACCTGATGGGCACGGGCGTCATTGACTTCTGCGGTGGCGTGTTGACCGCCATCTTCGCATTCGCGTACCTCATCCACCTCAGCGTGCGGATGACGCTGCTGACCTTCGTCATCCTGGTCATCTTCGGGGTCATCCTGCAGAAGGCCTTCAGCACCATCCGGCCCATCTTCCGCGAGCGCGCGGTGATCAATGCGGAGGTCACGGGACGCCTGACGGAGTCGCTCGGCGGTGTCCGCGTAGTGAAGGGATATCATGCCGAGGCCTCGGAAGCGAACGTCTTCGCCGCGGGCGTCAACCGCCTGCTGGCGAACGTGATCTCATCGATCACGGCGCAGTCGTTCATGTCCCTGGCGTCGACCGGGGTGCTCGGATTCGTGGGCGCTCTGATCATGTGGCTTGGAGCGCACCAGGTGGTGGCTGGACGCCTGACGACCGGCGGCTATGTGACCTATGTGATGTTCCTGGCGTTTATGATCGCGCCGATCGCGGGGCTGGTGAACATCGGAACGCAGTTGACCGAGGCGCTCGCCGGGCTGGATCGCACGACCGAGATTCTGAACGAGCAGATGGAAGACTCCGAACCGACACGAACCGAGGTGCTCTCGACGATCGATGGCGACATTCGGTTTGAAGACGTCAGGTTCTCGTACGAAGAGGCCAAGGAGGTGCTGCACGGCGTCTCGTTCGAGTCGAGGCCGGGCACGGTGACGGCCCTGGTGGGCTCGTCGGGGTCGGGCAAATCGACAATCATCTCACTGGTGTGCGGCTTCCACACGGCGACAAGCGGCAAGGTGTTCGTCGATGGACATGACCTCTCGCATGTCCGTCTGTCGAGCTTCCGCGAACAACTGGGCGTGGTGTTGCAGGAGACCTTCCTCTTCGACGGAACGATCCGCGAGAATGTCCTCTTCAGCCGTCCGCTGGCTACCGAAGAACAGTTGATGGCGGCCTGCAGGATCGCGCGCGTCGACGAGTTCGCGGAGAAGTTTCCAGAGGGCTACGAGACCATCGTGGGCGAGCGCGGCGTGAAGCTTTCGGGCGGCCAACGCCAGCGGCTTTCGATCGCGCGCGCGATCCTAGCCGACCCGCGCATTCTGATTCTCGACGAGGCGACGAGTTCGCTGGATTCAGAGTCGGAGGCGATGATCCAGGCGGGCCTGCAGCACCTCATGCAGGGCCGTACGACGTTCGTCATCGCGCACCGCTTGTCGACGATTCGCCGTGCGGACCAGATCCTGGTGGTCGAGGGTGGCCTGATCGTCGAGCGCGGGACGCATGACGAGCTGTACGCCGCGAAGGGGCGGTACTACGACCTGTACACGCGTCAGCATGGGCTGGAGGCGAACCTCTTCCTGGCTCCAGGCGAGGGAGATAGTGTCTTGGAGACGGCGACGAAGGCCTAA
- a CDS encoding ATP-binding protein has translation MSFTLDSSLASVNKVEQTAEDYAERAGFDEDTVPNIAMAVREAAVNAVLHGNAYDPEKVITASFETTADDLIIRIGDQGAGLDPDTVPDPLAPENILRGSGRGIFLIRAFMDEVNFRQLHPGTELTLIKHRTPAQPGT, from the coding sequence GTGAGTTTTACATTGGATTCGTCGCTTGCCAGCGTCAACAAGGTGGAGCAGACGGCAGAGGACTATGCGGAACGGGCCGGGTTCGACGAGGACACCGTTCCGAATATCGCCATGGCCGTTCGCGAAGCTGCGGTAAACGCCGTCCTGCACGGAAATGCCTACGATCCTGAGAAGGTCATCACGGCATCGTTCGAGACGACGGCGGACGATCTGATTATTCGCATCGGCGACCAGGGAGCGGGACTCGATCCGGATACTGTTCCGGACCCGCTGGCACCTGAAAACATTCTCCGCGGCTCCGGCCGTGGGATCTTTCTCATTCGAGCTTTCATGGATGAGGTAAACTTTCGCCAGTTACACCCCGGAACCGAACTGACACTTATCAAGCATCGAACACCCGCGCAGCCGGGGACCTAA
- a CDS encoding MFS transporter has product MSYAGHAGLELTVVRQLPRTISQFIPLPAVPFRATELTHHPMTRGTTVRTTSLPLMHAALALAGLGTALLGPILPLLASQWHMLDSDSGLLMAAKFCGAFLGGVTVSKKLEQTLLVGFLAAALGFGGFAVAPGWHAGALGLAFGGFGIGRIITATNILAGRRFTEHRGSALAGLNLSFTIGAMLSGLGAAWLLPHFALRGVLLCFAGAFALVGLWLRTETRGESEVVATNGFEVTPAFNGRIFAYFAALLFLYGGLETCLAGWITTFAQRYGDKTAGSFAWSEYTTALLWVSLSVGRAIASRLMLRVGEKTVQRAGLAATTVCVAALTAAHGGISIAVVVLLLGMSLSPFFPATFALLMAEGPTAGMAGMVIAASGLGAASLPWLMGVTSTRTGSLVTALGIPLGAAALMLALSFIRGSRARTAVALKA; this is encoded by the coding sequence GTGTCGTATGCGGGACACGCTGGCCTGGAGTTGACCGTGGTGCGGCAGCTACCAAGGACGATCTCGCAGTTCATCCCCTTGCCTGCCGTTCCGTTCCGTGCCACAGAATTGACGCATCACCCGATGACGCGCGGGACCACAGTCCGAACGACGAGCCTTCCGCTGATGCACGCCGCGCTTGCGCTGGCCGGTCTGGGCACTGCTCTGCTTGGGCCGATTCTGCCTCTTCTGGCCTCCCAATGGCACATGCTCGACTCCGATAGCGGTTTGCTCATGGCGGCCAAGTTCTGCGGAGCGTTCCTCGGTGGAGTCACCGTCTCGAAAAAACTGGAGCAGACGCTTCTGGTCGGGTTTCTCGCAGCGGCCCTGGGCTTCGGCGGATTCGCCGTTGCCCCCGGCTGGCACGCCGGTGCCCTGGGCCTGGCCTTCGGCGGGTTCGGCATCGGCCGCATCATCACCGCGACCAACATCCTGGCCGGAAGGCGCTTCACCGAGCATCGCGGTTCCGCACTCGCCGGACTCAACCTCTCCTTCACCATTGGGGCGATGCTCTCCGGTCTGGGCGCTGCATGGCTCTTGCCGCACTTCGCCCTGCGCGGCGTCCTACTCTGCTTCGCCGGAGCATTTGCGCTTGTGGGACTCTGGCTGCGGACCGAGACACGTGGTGAGAGCGAGGTCGTCGCGACCAACGGCTTCGAAGTGACGCCAGCCTTTAACGGACGCATCTTCGCCTACTTTGCCGCACTGCTGTTTCTCTACGGCGGCCTGGAGACCTGCCTCGCCGGTTGGATCACCACCTTCGCCCAGCGCTACGGTGACAAAACCGCCGGATCGTTTGCCTGGAGTGAGTACACCACGGCGCTTCTTTGGGTTTCGCTGTCGGTGGGCCGCGCCATCGCCTCACGCCTGATGCTGCGAGTGGGCGAGAAGACCGTGCAGCGCGCCGGTCTGGCGGCGACCACGGTCTGTGTCGCCGCGCTGACAGCCGCGCACGGCGGTATCAGCATCGCCGTCGTGGTGCTCCTTCTAGGCATGAGCCTGTCGCCTTTCTTCCCCGCAACCTTCGCCCTCCTGATGGCTGAAGGGCCCACAGCAGGCATGGCCGGAATGGTCATCGCCGCGTCCGGCCTGGGGGCGGCCAGCCTGCCCTGGCTCATGGGCGTCACCTCCACCCGGACCGGCTCGCTTGTCACCGCCCTGGGCATCCCCCTGGGGGCGGCAGCACTGATGTTGGCCTTGAGCTTCATCAGAGGCTCCCGAGCCCGCACTGCGGTCGCCTTGAAGGCGTAG
- a CDS encoding STAS domain-containing protein gives MSMKVKTRQVDGVTILDLSGRITLGEGSVTLRDAVRDVLAKGSNKILLNLGEISYIDSSGIGELVSAFTTVKNAGGELKLLNLTKKVHDLLQITKLYTVFDVKDDEATAVSAFTK, from the coding sequence ATGAGCATGAAAGTCAAGACCCGTCAGGTAGACGGTGTCACCATCCTCGATCTCAGCGGCCGCATCACACTCGGCGAAGGCAGCGTTACCCTGCGGGATGCAGTACGCGATGTGCTTGCCAAGGGCTCGAACAAGATTCTGCTGAACCTGGGTGAGATTAGCTACATCGACAGCTCCGGCATCGGCGAGCTGGTCAGCGCCTTCACGACCGTGAAGAATGCAGGCGGCGAGCTCAAGCTGCTGAACCTGACCAAGAAGGTCCACGATCTGCTCCAGATCACCAAGCTGTACACCGTATTCGACGTCAAGGACGACGAAGCGACCGCAGTCAGCGCGTTCACCAAGTAA
- a CDS encoding S9 family peptidase yields MQSDLKAPVARRDTKSVAIHGTELVDDFGWMREKASPEVIDYLNAENAYTEAAMAGTKDLQAKLYAEMLSHIKETDESVPYRKNGWWYSSRTVEGLQYPIHCRRTAPDAEEIVILDVNTLAEGQAFMAVGDMAISPDGWLLAYSTDNTGFRQYTLHVRDLRTGEDLPDTAVRVGSVAWAADGKTLFYTTEDEGTKRHDRLFRHVLGGEPVQIHHEEDERFNLGVGKTRDAKYLLMEAGSHTTSECHFLAADTPEGTFTLIAPRVDDQEYSVDHRDGLFYIRVNDTGENFRIVTAEVTNPGRDHWTEFLPEDKTVPLEDFDVFQTFLVTSTRREGLPVLKVYPLLKGPKLGEAKAIAFPEPTYTAGGHANPEMETTKYRYSYQSLVSPASVYEYDVASGTSTLLKQQEVPGGFDASLYASERVWVTAEDGVHVPVSVVYRRESFRRDGTNPLYVYGYGSYGYALPVGFGATRLSLLDRGVVIAYAHIRGGGEMGDAWHDAGKMMVKRTTFTDFIRATEHLVAEGYGAKDRVAIEGGSAGGLLMGAVVNMRPDLFRVVLSHVPFVDVMNTMLDASLPLTVAEYEEWGNPNEPEAYAYMRSYSPYDNLAAGPYPSMLVKTSLNDSQVMYWEPAKYVARLRGLKTNDTPLLLHINMDAGHGGASGRYDYLKEIAFDYAFLLIQLGVEGAETKF; encoded by the coding sequence ATGCAGAGCGATTTGAAGGCGCCGGTCGCGCGCCGCGATACGAAGTCCGTGGCAATCCACGGAACCGAACTGGTCGACGATTTTGGATGGATGCGCGAGAAGGCCTCGCCTGAGGTGATCGACTACCTAAATGCCGAGAACGCGTACACCGAAGCCGCCATGGCCGGCACGAAGGATTTGCAGGCAAAGCTCTACGCGGAGATGTTGTCGCACATCAAGGAGACGGACGAGTCGGTTCCCTATCGCAAGAACGGCTGGTGGTATTCGAGCCGCACCGTGGAGGGGCTGCAGTACCCCATCCACTGCCGCAGGACTGCGCCGGACGCCGAAGAGATCGTGATCCTCGACGTCAACACACTGGCCGAAGGGCAGGCGTTCATGGCTGTGGGAGACATGGCGATCAGCCCCGATGGCTGGCTGCTGGCCTACTCGACCGACAATACCGGGTTCCGCCAGTACACGCTGCATGTGCGGGACCTGCGGACGGGCGAAGACCTCCCCGACACCGCCGTCCGGGTGGGATCTGTGGCCTGGGCCGCCGATGGCAAAACGCTCTTCTACACCACCGAAGACGAGGGAACCAAGCGGCACGACCGACTGTTTCGCCATGTACTCGGCGGCGAGCCGGTGCAGATTCACCACGAGGAAGACGAGCGTTTCAACCTCGGCGTCGGCAAGACGCGCGACGCAAAGTACCTGCTGATGGAGGCCGGAAGCCACACGACGAGCGAGTGCCACTTCCTCGCCGCGGATACGCCCGAAGGAACCTTTACCTTGATCGCCCCACGCGTCGATGACCAGGAGTACTCCGTCGACCATCGAGACGGCCTGTTCTACATCCGCGTGAACGACACTGGCGAGAACTTCCGCATTGTGACCGCGGAGGTTACAAACCCCGGTCGGGACCATTGGACGGAGTTTCTTCCCGAAGACAAGACTGTTCCGCTGGAAGACTTCGACGTCTTCCAGACTTTTCTGGTGACCTCGACCCGGCGGGAAGGATTGCCTGTCCTCAAGGTCTACCCGCTCCTCAAGGGTCCGAAGCTCGGCGAAGCAAAGGCCATTGCGTTCCCCGAACCGACGTACACCGCAGGCGGCCACGCGAACCCGGAGATGGAGACGACGAAGTACCGCTACAGCTATCAGTCGCTGGTATCGCCCGCTTCGGTGTATGAGTACGACGTCGCTAGCGGCACCTCGACGCTGCTGAAACAGCAGGAGGTGCCGGGAGGATTCGACGCATCGCTGTATGCCTCGGAGCGCGTCTGGGTCACGGCTGAGGATGGAGTGCACGTGCCAGTCTCGGTGGTGTATCGCCGCGAGAGCTTCCGGCGCGATGGCACAAATCCCCTTTACGTGTACGGCTACGGATCGTACGGCTATGCGCTTCCAGTGGGCTTTGGGGCAACCCGGCTGTCGCTGCTCGATCGCGGTGTGGTCATTGCCTACGCTCACATCCGCGGCGGCGGCGAGATGGGCGATGCGTGGCACGATGCCGGCAAGATGATGGTCAAGCGCACCACCTTCACGGACTTCATCCGGGCCACCGAGCACCTCGTCGCAGAGGGCTACGGCGCGAAGGATCGCGTTGCCATCGAGGGTGGAAGCGCGGGTGGCCTACTGATGGGAGCCGTCGTGAATATGCGCCCCGACCTGTTCCGCGTCGTGTTGTCGCATGTACCGTTCGTGGACGTCATGAACACGATGCTCGATGCGTCGCTGCCGCTGACCGTCGCCGAGTATGAGGAGTGGGGCAACCCCAATGAGCCTGAGGCCTATGCTTACATGCGCTCCTACTCGCCCTACGACAACCTCGCCGCTGGCCCCTATCCATCGATGCTCGTCAAGACCAGCCTGAACGACTCCCAGGTCATGTACTGGGAGCCCGCGAAGTATGTGGCCAGACTGCGCGGGCTCAAGACGAACGACACGCCCCTGCTGCTGCACATCAACATGGACGCCGGTCACGGCGGAGCATCGGGCCGGTACGACTACCTGAAGGAGATTGCGTTCGATTATGCCTTTCTCCTCATCCAGTTGGGAGTGGAAGGCGCGGAAACAAAGTTCTAG
- a CDS encoding TPM domain-containing protein produces MIWPRRLALALALFVLGLNVSPAEKVSDLPAPKGYVNDFAGVLNPDTKQTLEDLCTQVDQKAHAQIAVVTIKTIDGDSSIEEFTTQLEEKWKVGQKGTDKGLLMLFVMSPRAGRIEVGYGLEGILNDAKVGDIGRQMSPAARQNDYNTAIPIGVNAIAQVIATDAGVTLSGVQPVHTYHRENVQQPIHLSLFQVLIVGGIVLFILFLLIKTGNVGLIFFLLGNILGSGGGGGRGRDDDRGGGGFGGFGGGSSGGGGASGDW; encoded by the coding sequence ATGATCTGGCCTAGAAGACTTGCGCTCGCCCTTGCTCTGTTCGTCCTCGGGCTCAACGTCTCCCCGGCGGAGAAGGTCTCCGATCTTCCCGCACCCAAGGGCTACGTCAACGACTTTGCCGGGGTTCTCAACCCTGACACAAAACAGACGCTTGAAGACCTATGCACCCAGGTCGACCAGAAGGCGCACGCACAGATCGCGGTGGTGACGATCAAGACGATCGACGGCGACTCCTCGATCGAAGAGTTCACCACCCAGCTTGAAGAGAAGTGGAAGGTCGGCCAGAAGGGAACGGACAAGGGACTGCTGATGCTCTTTGTCATGAGTCCCCGTGCCGGCCGCATCGAGGTAGGCTACGGGCTTGAGGGCATCCTGAACGACGCGAAGGTCGGTGATATCGGCCGGCAGATGTCCCCGGCGGCCCGCCAGAACGACTACAACACGGCCATTCCCATCGGCGTCAATGCTATCGCACAGGTGATCGCGACGGACGCGGGTGTCACACTGTCTGGCGTCCAGCCCGTCCATACGTATCACCGCGAAAACGTCCAGCAGCCGATCCATCTGAGCCTCTTCCAGGTGCTGATCGTTGGCGGCATCGTCCTCTTCATCCTGTTTCTGCTCATCAAAACGGGCAACGTCGGCCTCATCTTCTTCCTGCTCGGCAATATCTTGGGCAGCGGCGGAGGCGGCGGGCGAGGCCGTGACGACGACCGTGGCGGAGGAGGCTTCGGCGGCTTTGGCGGAGGAAGCTCGGGAGGGGGCGGAGCCAGCGGCGACTGGTAA